The Desulfurobacteriaceae bacterium genomic sequence ACTTACATTAACTATAACATAACTCAGAATTTCTCTGCTGAAGGAGTTTCCAAATGGCAAATAAAGGTGATTTTGTTCACTTACACCTTCATTCCCAGTATTCATTACTCGATGGAGCAATAAAAATTAAAGACCTTGTTAAGAAAGCAAAAGAATATGGAATGCCTGCTGTTGCCGTTACAGACCACGGTAATATGTATGCATCTTATGAACTTTACACACCCTGCAAGGAAGAAGGAATAAAACCAATAATTGGACAAGAGTTCTATATAGCCAAAGGGTCAAGGCTTGATAAGAAAAAGGGAGATGAAGGAGAAAAAGGAAGTTACCACCTTGTCCTCATTGCCAAAAATGAAATAGGACTTAAAAACTTAATGAAGCTTAGCACTATAGGTTTCGTTGAGGGCTTTTATTACAAGCCTCGTATAGATAAAGAAGTTTTAGAAAAGCACCGTGAAGGACTTATAGCACTTTCAGCTTGTATCCAAGGAGAAATACCGCTTCTTTACCTTCAAGGAAAAGAAGAAGAAGCTGTAAAAGTTGCCAAGTGGTATAAGGAACTTTTTGGAGAGGACTTTTACCTTGAAATACAAGACCATGGACTAGAAGAGCAGAAAAAAGCCAACAGGTTCTTAATTGAACTTTCTAAAAAACTTGATATTGAACTTGTTGCGACAAACGATGCCCACTACTTAGACAAAGAAGACTGGGAAGCCCACGATGTTCTCTTGTGTCTTCAAACTGGTAAGAAACTCCAAGACAAAGAAAGAATGAGATTCCCAACGAAGGAATTTTACTTTAAAGATGCAAATGAAATGCTTAATGTTTTCAAAGAAGTCCCTCATGCTGTCTTTAACACCTTAAAGGTTGCAGAAAAGGTAGAAGACACTTTACCCCTTTTTGAATCTTCGGAGTATCTGCTTCCTAAGTACAACGTTCCCGAAGGATATACTTATGAGTCCTTCTTAAGAGAACTTGCAGAAAAAGGACTTGAGAGAAGGTTTAAAGAGCAAGGTATTACCGACAGCGAAACAAAAAGAAAATACTACGAAAGACTCAACCATGAACTAAAAATAATTTCCCAAATGGGATTTCCAGGATATTTCTTAATCGTTTGGGACTTTATTAACTGGGCAAAGAAAAATGGAATTCCTGTTGGCCCTGGAAGAGGTTCTGCTGCAGGTTCACTCGTCGCCTATGCGATAGGTATTACAGATATAGACCCCCTAAAGTTTAACCTCCTGTTTGAACGTTTCCTTAACCCAGAAAGGGTAACAATGCCCGATATAGACGTTGACATATGTCAGATAGGAAGGGATAGGGTAATCCAATACGTTAGAGAAAAGTACGGAGAAGATAAGGTTTGCCAGATAATCACCTTTGGAACTATGAAAACAAAAATGGTTGTAAGAGATGTAGGAAGAGTCCTTGGAATTCCTCCAAAAGAGGTTGATAAGTTTGCAAAGCTTATTCCAAACGATGCCAAGTCCATAGAGGATGCAATAGAGAAAGCTCCAGAAATTAAAGAAATGGCAGAAAAAGATGAAACAATAAAGAAGCTTTTAAACATTGCTTCAAAACTTCAGGGACTTGCAAGACAAACCGGTGTTCACGCTGCAGGAGTTGTTATCGCCCCTGAAACTCTAACCAACTACATTCCTCTTGCAAAGAGTAAAGATGGTGATATTACTACCCAGTATGATATGGGACAGGTAGAAGCATTAGGACTCTTGAAAATGGACTTTTTGGGTCTTAAGACCCTCACAATTATTGATAGAACAATAAAACTTATAGAAGAAAGACACGGAGTAAAGATCGACATAAACAAACTTCCACTTGATGATGAAAAGACCTTTAAACTCCTCCAGGAAGGAAACACAATTGGAGTATTCCAGCTTGAATCTCAAGGAATGAGAAATTTAATGAAAAGGCTAAAACCTTCTGTGTTTGAAGACATAATAGCCCTTGTTGCACTTTACCGTCCAGGACCTTTAAACTCAGGAATGGCAGAAAGTTATATAAAACGTAAACACGGTCAAGAAGAGGTTGATTACATATTCCCAGAGCTTGAGCCGATCCTAAAAGAAACTTACGGGCTTTTCATCTATCAAGAACAGATCATGCAAATAGCAAACGTTCTTGCTGGATATTCTCTCGGAGAAGCGGACCTTTTACGCCGTGCGATGGGTAAGAAAAAGAAAGAGATAATGGAGGAGCAGAGAGAAATTTTTGTTTCAAGAGCAGTAGAGAGGGGATATCCAAAGGAGAAAATAGAAAAGCTTTTTGATGATATTGCAAAGTTTGCAGAATACGGATTCAACAAATCCCACTCAGCAGCTTACGGGTTTTTGGCCTATGTCACAGCTTATCTTAAAGCCCACTATCCAAAAGAACTGATGACAGTAATGCTATCTCTTGACTTTGATAAAACTGACGAAATCGTTAAACTAATAAAGGACTGTAGAGAAAATGGAATTCCTGTTTATCCACCAGACATAAACAAAAGTAATGCTTTCTTCTCCATAGAAGGCGAGGGAATAAGGTTTGGACTTGCAGGAATAAAAGGGGTTGGAGAAAAGGCTGCTAAGCATATAGTTGAAGTAAGAGAAAAGGGAGGAGAGTTTAAAGACATTTACGACTTTTGCGAAAGAGTGGATCTAAAACAGGTAAACAGAAAAGTTATTGAATCCCTTATAAAAGCAGGAGCTTTTGACTCAACGAAAGTTTCAAGAGCTGCAAACTTAGAAGTTCTTGATAAAGCTATGTCTTTAGCACAAAGCCTTCAAAAAACAAAAAGCAAAGGACTTATGAGCTTGTTTGGAAACGAAACAGAAGTAATACCCAAGGAATTCCCAAAGGTCAAAGAGTGGCCAGACAGAATAAAACTTGAGTATGAAAGACAAGCAATAGGTTTCTATCTTTCTGGACATCCTCTTTTAGAGTATGAAGAATTTATTCAGTTTGGATTTAACAAAACCTCCGAAAAAGAAGAGTGGAAAGACGAACAGGAAGTTAGACTTGCAGGAGCAATTACAGACGTTACAACAAAGAGAACTCAAAGAGGAGATCTTTGGGCTACAGTAGAAATATCCGACCTTGAAGGAACAGTTTCAATTTTGGTCTTTCCAAACGTTTATAAAGAAAAAATGGAATTCCTAACAGAAGGAAATGTCGTTGTAATAGAAGGAACCGTTAGGGAAGAAGAGGAAACAAAGTCTATAATTGCAAAAGAAATATATCCACTAAACGACAAGCTTCTAAAAGAAATAAATAACATCATTATAAGAATAAACGAAGAAGAAATTAACGACGAATTCTTAGGACGTTTAAAAGAGTTCATAGAGAAAAACAGAAGTTCAAAAGGAAGACCTATCGTGATAGAAGCAAAACTAAAAGACTGTTTTGTAAAATTGCAAACGCATCCAGACTATACTTTGCCTGTTGACCCTGCAGTTTTAAAAGAACTACAAGGGATAATTCCCAAGGAAAGAATCCTTTTACAGTAGAGGTGAAAAAATGCAAACACTCTTTGAATTTGAAAAGAAGGTTGATAAACTGAGA encodes the following:
- the dnaE gene encoding DNA polymerase III subunit alpha, producing the protein MANKGDFVHLHLHSQYSLLDGAIKIKDLVKKAKEYGMPAVAVTDHGNMYASYELYTPCKEEGIKPIIGQEFYIAKGSRLDKKKGDEGEKGSYHLVLIAKNEIGLKNLMKLSTIGFVEGFYYKPRIDKEVLEKHREGLIALSACIQGEIPLLYLQGKEEEAVKVAKWYKELFGEDFYLEIQDHGLEEQKKANRFLIELSKKLDIELVATNDAHYLDKEDWEAHDVLLCLQTGKKLQDKERMRFPTKEFYFKDANEMLNVFKEVPHAVFNTLKVAEKVEDTLPLFESSEYLLPKYNVPEGYTYESFLRELAEKGLERRFKEQGITDSETKRKYYERLNHELKIISQMGFPGYFLIVWDFINWAKKNGIPVGPGRGSAAGSLVAYAIGITDIDPLKFNLLFERFLNPERVTMPDIDVDICQIGRDRVIQYVREKYGEDKVCQIITFGTMKTKMVVRDVGRVLGIPPKEVDKFAKLIPNDAKSIEDAIEKAPEIKEMAEKDETIKKLLNIASKLQGLARQTGVHAAGVVIAPETLTNYIPLAKSKDGDITTQYDMGQVEALGLLKMDFLGLKTLTIIDRTIKLIEERHGVKIDINKLPLDDEKTFKLLQEGNTIGVFQLESQGMRNLMKRLKPSVFEDIIALVALYRPGPLNSGMAESYIKRKHGQEEVDYIFPELEPILKETYGLFIYQEQIMQIANVLAGYSLGEADLLRRAMGKKKKEIMEEQREIFVSRAVERGYPKEKIEKLFDDIAKFAEYGFNKSHSAAYGFLAYVTAYLKAHYPKELMTVMLSLDFDKTDEIVKLIKDCRENGIPVYPPDINKSNAFFSIEGEGIRFGLAGIKGVGEKAAKHIVEVREKGGEFKDIYDFCERVDLKQVNRKVIESLIKAGAFDSTKVSRAANLEVLDKAMSLAQSLQKTKSKGLMSLFGNETEVIPKEFPKVKEWPDRIKLEYERQAIGFYLSGHPLLEYEEFIQFGFNKTSEKEEWKDEQEVRLAGAITDVTTKRTQRGDLWATVEISDLEGTVSILVFPNVYKEKMEFLTEGNVVVIEGTVREEEETKSIIAKEIYPLNDKLLKEINNIIIRINEEEINDEFLGRLKEFIEKNRSSKGRPIVIEAKLKDCFVKLQTHPDYTLPVDPAVLKELQGIIPKERILLQ